One genomic segment of Sanyastnella coralliicola includes these proteins:
- a CDS encoding DUF4494 domain-containing protein — protein sequence MTKHWFTCKVRYVKEDQHGNEGKVTEQFLLDAYNYTEAETRMTFLLEQMGRKPYEVQQITKSNFAEVIRFDDSDMWFRVKVSFVSFDESKGEEKSSNQYFLISAGDVRDAYDKTSDFLKTSISGYVIPSITYTKIVDVFPLAEEDPGMRTVRERGLQPIDESVRTPGTAVDYSDSLPQYDEETGEVLE from the coding sequence ATGACAAAGCACTGGTTTACTTGTAAGGTTCGATACGTAAAAGAGGATCAACACGGAAATGAAGGGAAGGTAACCGAGCAGTTCCTTCTTGATGCGTACAACTACACTGAGGCGGAAACGCGCATGACTTTTTTGCTAGAGCAGATGGGCAGAAAGCCCTATGAAGTTCAGCAAATCACAAAGTCAAACTTCGCTGAAGTTATTCGCTTTGATGATTCTGACATGTGGTTCCGTGTGAAGGTGTCATTTGTCTCTTTCGATGAAAGCAAAGGCGAAGAGAAATCAAGCAACCAGTACTTCTTGATCTCTGCAGGTGACGTGCGTGACGCGTACGATAAAACGTCTGACTTCCTCAAGACAAGTATCTCTGGCTACGTCATCCCTTCAATTACCTACACGAAGATTGTAGATGTTTTCCCATTGGCTGAAGAAGATCCTGGAATGCGCACAGTGCGTGAACGCGGATTACAACCCATTGACGAATCAGTTCGCACCCCTGGAACTGCGGTAGACTATTCAGATTCGCTTCCTCAATACGATGAGGAAACGGGCGAAGTATTGGAGTAA
- a CDS encoding tetratricopeptide repeat protein codes for MGNPNSALASYRRLTHVQGLSDNTSVGTDIRFNLNRTTKLKLWRDIAAVKQLTMKALNLSTNAGDLSENLPHSMIVKNEDLTVWQLVKLGRLYSKSARYDEALGFFDRAIEMEPKESTIHYYRGVVNFRLNKLEAALRDFERSMKRNPWNTIDILNYTGCIRFRLGDIKGARKDISRVLNANHGLLNDLVMSADEYLELMAI; via the coding sequence ATGGGGAATCCAAATTCCGCGCTAGCGAGTTATCGACGTCTTACTCACGTGCAAGGTTTATCTGACAACACATCAGTGGGAACTGACATTCGCTTCAACCTCAATCGTACAACAAAGCTGAAACTATGGAGAGACATTGCGGCAGTAAAGCAATTGACCATGAAAGCATTGAATCTATCCACAAACGCAGGAGACCTATCTGAGAACTTACCTCACAGCATGATCGTGAAGAATGAAGATCTCACGGTCTGGCAACTCGTAAAACTAGGACGTCTTTATTCTAAGTCGGCTCGTTATGATGAAGCATTGGGCTTCTTTGATCGTGCCATCGAGATGGAACCAAAAGAGTCAACGATCCATTATTACCGAGGTGTGGTGAACTTCCGCTTGAACAAGTTAGAGGCTGCGCTACGTGACTTCGAGCGTTCAATGAAGCGCAATCCATGGAATACCATTGATATTTTGAATTACACAGGGTGTATCCGTTTCCGATTGGGAGACATCAAAGGTGCACGCAAAGATATTTCTCGCGTACTGAATGCGAATCACGGATTACTGAACGATCTAGTGATGTCAGCAGATGAGTACCTAGAGTTGATGGCGATTTAA
- a CDS encoding Gfo/Idh/MocA family protein, with translation MLKIGVLGAGHLGKIHIKCLRELKDIYEVVGFYDPDPEKQQSVSEEFGLKAYDTIEGIIADVDVVDIVTPTLSHYECAQTALRASKHVFIEKPITNTLDEAKSLIRLSEEANVKVQVGHVERFNPAYTTIKDKIQQPQFIESHRLAQFNPRGTDVSVVLDLMIHDIDVVLAATGANVKKISASGVAVVSETPDIANARLEFDNGCVANLTASRISLKNMRKCRFFQRDAYIAVDFLKRESEIVRMKAVEGEADPFAVTIDLGEGKGSKEIFFEKPQIPENSNAIRDELASLARSIKNDTTPEVTVSDGYRALDVAHQILEKLEGIAL, from the coding sequence ATGTTGAAGATCGGAGTTTTGGGTGCAGGGCATCTTGGTAAGATCCACATCAAGTGTCTGCGCGAGTTGAAAGATATTTATGAGGTCGTTGGGTTTTATGATCCAGACCCTGAAAAGCAACAGAGTGTTTCAGAGGAATTCGGACTCAAAGCCTACGACACCATTGAAGGCATCATTGCAGATGTTGACGTTGTAGATATCGTTACTCCTACCCTTTCGCATTACGAATGCGCTCAGACCGCACTTCGCGCAAGCAAACACGTCTTCATTGAAAAGCCGATCACCAATACCCTGGATGAAGCCAAGAGCTTGATTCGTTTGAGTGAAGAGGCCAATGTGAAAGTGCAAGTTGGACACGTGGAACGATTCAACCCAGCCTACACAACTATCAAGGATAAGATTCAACAGCCTCAATTTATTGAGTCGCACCGCCTAGCTCAGTTCAACCCACGTGGTACAGACGTTTCAGTGGTTCTTGACCTGATGATTCACGATATCGACGTTGTGCTTGCAGCTACTGGTGCGAACGTGAAGAAGATCAGTGCAAGCGGCGTTGCTGTGGTTTCTGAGACTCCAGACATTGCGAATGCCCGTCTTGAATTTGACAATGGGTGTGTAGCAAACCTAACCGCTAGTCGTATTTCGCTGAAGAACATGCGTAAGTGTCGTTTCTTCCAGCGTGACGCTTACATCGCGGTTGATTTCTTGAAGCGTGAATCTGAGATCGTTCGCATGAAGGCAGTGGAAGGAGAAGCAGATCCATTCGCGGTGACTATTGACCTAGGAGAAGGAAAAGGCAGCAAAGAGATCTTCTTTGAGAAGCCGCAAATTCCTGAAAACAGCAATGCCATTCGTGATGAGCTCGCTTCACTTGCAAGATCAATCAAGAATGACACTACACCGGAAGTTACCGTTAGCGACGGATACCGGGCTCTTGATGTGGCGCATCAGATCCTCGAGAAGCTCGAGGGCATTGCACTCTGA
- a CDS encoding protein-L-isoaspartate(D-aspartate) O-methyltransferase gives MERVDTYRHKGLRKRLMDELRELGIRDERVLDACFNVPRHFFLSSAFLEFAYDNKAFQIGAGQTISQPFTVAKQTELLEIKKGDKILEIGTGSGYQTCVLCEMGAKVWSIERQKLLADNSKVLIRSLGYRPNLYYGDGYKGKPAFAPFDGIIVTCGAPSIPEALLSQLKIGGKLIIPVGEGKTQVMLEVTRNSATDFSKREHGNFAFVPMLNDRAR, from the coding sequence ATGGAACGTGTAGATACATATCGCCATAAAGGCTTGAGAAAGCGACTCATGGATGAGTTGCGTGAGTTGGGAATTCGTGATGAACGCGTGCTGGATGCATGTTTTAACGTTCCACGTCATTTCTTTTTGAGCTCTGCATTTTTGGAGTTCGCCTACGATAATAAGGCCTTCCAAATTGGAGCCGGTCAAACCATTTCGCAACCATTCACGGTAGCCAAGCAAACGGAGCTTCTGGAGATTAAGAAAGGAGACAAAATCTTGGAAATCGGAACAGGTTCGGGCTACCAAACATGTGTCCTTTGTGAAATGGGCGCGAAGGTTTGGTCTATTGAACGACAGAAACTGCTGGCTGATAATTCGAAGGTGTTGATTCGTTCTTTGGGCTACCGCCCGAATCTCTATTACGGAGATGGTTATAAAGGAAAACCTGCTTTCGCACCCTTCGATGGAATTATCGTGACATGCGGTGCACCGAGTATCCCAGAAGCCTTGCTCTCACAACTGAAGATTGGCGGAAAGCTGATTATTCCGGTAGGAGAAGGTAAAACCCAAGTCATGTTAGAAGTAACACGAAATTCTGCCACTGACTTTTCGAAGAGAGAACACGGCAACTTCGCCTTCGTTCCAATGCTTAACGACAGAGCCCGATGA
- a CDS encoding NAD(P)H-hydrate dehydratase produces the protein MKKLFSTDQIRDWDRYTIENEPISSLRLMERASTKAFAILMGLLDDEDITIFCGTGNNGGDGLVLARLLRMAEFEVDVFVLGDPEKGSEDFKTNLEKVGEVQVLANAETDLMEYLDGKVVIDAIFGSGLTRPLEEWRSDIVRSINLYAGRIISLDLPSGLPGDASSWDHDSIWADLTISFQQPKKSFFYEEGDQRSGEIIVADIGLHPDYEEDEPCADFFVDPEYLGDLVVQPFRFIHKGSKGMAQVVGGHHRMFGAIGLTTNAALRSGAGLVVAQVPAQAEMLIHQWHPEAMVIADQGTEFLTRLEIHPKTTALGIGPGMGQDAASLPVLHSALASEIPLVIDADALNLIAAHGLQKELKRVYPTVITPHPTEFDRLFGAHEGKNAIVDREATARAKAQEYQCFIVLKGAFSRIYTPEGECIYNTSGSPALAVGGSGDVLTGLLTGMLAQGFAPVDATMLAVYLHGSAGERFEEMYGTRGMTATDIVDLLPEVFAQFID, from the coding sequence ATGAAAAAACTCTTTTCCACTGACCAGATCCGAGATTGGGATCGCTACACCATTGAAAACGAACCGATCTCTTCCCTGCGTCTGATGGAAAGAGCATCCACAAAGGCCTTCGCCATCTTGATGGGCTTACTTGACGATGAAGATATTACGATCTTCTGCGGTACAGGAAATAACGGCGGCGATGGGCTCGTACTGGCACGCCTCTTGCGTATGGCCGAGTTTGAAGTTGACGTATTTGTTCTAGGCGATCCGGAGAAAGGTTCAGAAGATTTCAAGACCAATTTAGAGAAGGTTGGAGAGGTTCAAGTTCTCGCTAACGCGGAAACGGATTTGATGGAATACCTCGACGGGAAAGTAGTCATCGACGCGATTTTTGGAAGTGGATTGACACGTCCGTTGGAAGAATGGCGAAGTGACATTGTACGGTCGATTAACCTCTACGCAGGTCGAATCATTTCACTCGATTTGCCAAGCGGACTTCCTGGCGACGCGAGCTCTTGGGACCACGATAGCATTTGGGCTGATCTGACCATCAGCTTTCAGCAACCGAAGAAGAGCTTTTTCTACGAAGAAGGAGATCAAAGAAGTGGAGAGATCATCGTAGCCGACATCGGTCTCCATCCAGATTACGAAGAGGATGAGCCGTGCGCAGACTTCTTTGTAGATCCTGAATACTTGGGTGATTTGGTGGTTCAGCCTTTCCGCTTTATCCACAAGGGAAGCAAAGGTATGGCCCAAGTCGTTGGCGGACATCATCGCATGTTCGGAGCCATTGGATTGACGACCAACGCCGCTTTACGAAGTGGAGCAGGCTTGGTAGTTGCTCAAGTTCCAGCTCAAGCTGAGATGCTCATTCATCAATGGCACCCAGAAGCAATGGTGATTGCAGATCAAGGAACAGAATTCTTGACCCGTTTGGAGATTCATCCGAAGACAACCGCTCTCGGTATTGGTCCGGGGATGGGGCAAGACGCAGCCTCTTTACCAGTACTCCATTCCGCGCTAGCGTCAGAAATACCCTTAGTCATAGACGCAGACGCATTGAATTTAATCGCAGCTCACGGATTGCAGAAAGAATTGAAGCGCGTGTACCCAACAGTGATCACACCACATCCAACTGAATTCGATCGTTTATTCGGTGCGCATGAAGGTAAAAATGCCATTGTAGACCGCGAAGCGACGGCGCGTGCAAAAGCGCAAGAGTATCAATGCTTCATTGTCTTGAAAGGAGCCTTCAGCAGAATCTACACGCCAGAAGGAGAGTGCATCTATAATACTAGCGGATCACCAGCACTTGCAGTAGGCGGAAGTGGAGACGTCTTGACAGGGTTGCTCACGGGCATGCTCGCACAAGGATTCGCACCAGTGGATGCGACGATGTTGGCGGTCTACCTACATGGAAGTGCTGGAGAGCGATTCGAAGAGATGTACGGAACAAGAGGAATGACAGCGACTGACATCGTAGATCTATTGCCAGAAGTCTTCGCTCAATTCATCGATTAG
- a CDS encoding L-threonylcarbamoyladenylate synthase has product MLVQIHPENPDPRKVRQVVECLLDGGVIIYPTDSVYAIGCDLSRVRSVERVAKIKGVSMKESNFSLVCRDLSHLSEYTKPVENNIYKLMKRALPGPYTFILNANTNVPKIFKTKRKEIGIRVPDNEIALALVSALGNPLVATSVHDDDEIIEYTTDPELIHERYEKTVDMVVAGGMGNIEASTVFNCTSGQPELVRLGIGAIEGLL; this is encoded by the coding sequence ATGCTCGTACAAATTCACCCAGAAAACCCAGATCCGCGAAAGGTTAGACAAGTTGTGGAATGCCTCCTAGATGGTGGTGTGATTATCTATCCTACTGATTCAGTGTATGCTATCGGTTGTGATTTGAGTCGGGTACGTTCGGTTGAGCGTGTGGCGAAGATTAAAGGGGTGTCAATGAAAGAGTCGAATTTCTCATTGGTTTGTCGCGATTTGAGCCACCTTTCAGAGTACACCAAACCGGTTGAAAACAATATCTACAAGTTGATGAAGCGTGCACTGCCTGGTCCGTACACCTTCATCTTGAATGCGAATACGAACGTTCCAAAGATCTTCAAGACGAAGCGTAAAGAGATTGGTATTCGTGTTCCTGACAATGAAATTGCGTTGGCGTTGGTTTCTGCTTTAGGCAACCCGCTGGTGGCTACTTCGGTGCATGACGACGACGAAATCATCGAATACACCACTGATCCAGAATTGATTCACGAGCGCTACGAAAAGACCGTAGATATGGTCGTAGCAGGAGGCATGGGTAACATTGAAGCTTCTACAGTATTCAATTGTACTTCAGGACAACCTGAACTTGTTCGTCTTGGGATAGGAGCCATCGAAGGCCTGCTCTAA